From Streptomyces sp. TLI_105, the proteins below share one genomic window:
- a CDS encoding iron chelate uptake ABC transporter family permease subunit produces the protein MKTAERIDTPAVTASRPAGRSLVRIGPWIAVPVRRRTAIAAAVTLLLLLGAAVATLSLGRLGIDLADLPSALAGEVRGKNAFVLNRLRGPRLVVAIATGAAFGLSGALFQSVTRNPLGSPDVIGLGAGSGAGAAAAALFFPDLVPVPVGALLGAVTAMAVVYFSTGSGFRNPGRLVVAGIGVSAMSTALTQYVVYAVERDKASALTAYINGSLSARSWDDARTIWLVLLVCLPLAALLARPLGIGEMGDDLATGLGARPARTATAAVSLSIVLSAGAVSVAGPIAFVSLTAPQIAKRVTRGGGPHLVMSTLLGALLLVLADLAAQQLPLFDNLPVGLYTMAVGGAYLGYLLLREWKRPA, from the coding sequence ATGAAGACCGCCGAGCGGATCGACACCCCGGCCGTGACGGCGTCACGGCCCGCGGGCCGGAGCCTTGTGCGGATCGGCCCGTGGATCGCCGTCCCCGTACGGCGCCGCACCGCGATCGCCGCCGCGGTGACGCTGCTGCTGCTTCTCGGGGCGGCCGTGGCGACCCTTTCCCTGGGGCGCCTCGGCATCGACCTGGCCGACCTTCCGTCGGCGCTGGCGGGCGAGGTCAGGGGCAAGAACGCCTTCGTGCTGAACCGGCTGCGCGGCCCGCGGCTCGTCGTCGCCATCGCCACCGGCGCGGCCTTCGGCCTGTCCGGGGCCCTCTTCCAGTCGGTCACCCGCAACCCGCTGGGCAGCCCCGACGTCATCGGGCTCGGCGCCGGTTCCGGGGCGGGTGCGGCGGCCGCCGCGCTGTTCTTCCCCGACCTCGTGCCGGTTCCCGTCGGCGCGCTGCTCGGTGCCGTGACCGCCATGGCGGTCGTGTACTTCTCCACGGGGTCGGGATTCCGCAATCCGGGGCGCCTGGTGGTGGCCGGCATCGGTGTGTCCGCGATGTCGACGGCCCTCACCCAGTACGTGGTCTACGCCGTCGAGCGGGACAAGGCGAGCGCGCTGACCGCCTACATCAACGGAAGCCTGTCCGCCCGCTCCTGGGACGACGCGCGGACGATCTGGCTGGTGCTGCTCGTCTGCCTGCCGCTCGCCGCGCTCCTCGCCCGGCCGCTGGGCATCGGCGAGATGGGCGACGACCTCGCGACCGGCCTGGGCGCCCGTCCGGCCCGCACGGCGACCGCGGCGGTCTCGCTGTCGATCGTCCTCTCCGCCGGCGCGGTCAGCGTCGCCGGACCGATCGCCTTCGTCTCCCTGACGGCACCACAGATCGCCAAGCGGGTCACCCGGGGCGGCGGCCCGCACCTGGTCATGTCGACCCTGCTCGGCGCCCTGCTGCTGGTCCTCGCCGACCTCGCCGCCCAGCAGCTGCCGCTCTTCGACAACCTGCCGGTCGGCCTGTACACGATGGC